The Paenibacillus sp. 37 sequence GTGAAAACTTATTCAAGACTTCAGTTTGTTTTTTATCAGAAGAAGGATCATGTTGTAAATAAGCTTTCATGTCACTTACCGTTGAATGAACTTCACTATCAGGAGGCAGTTCTATTCCTGAAGGAAATGTAGATCTATATCCCTTCTCAGTTGTATAAGGTCTTATAGCTTTATAACGTTGATTTGTCGTTTCAAAGTTAAAGAATCCTTCGACAAATAGCCTATTCTGTTGCATGATTGTCTGTTCTTTCATTTTTTCTTGGTTGAGACTACTGGTATAAGCCAACGAGCCAATACCTACTCCGCCTAATAGAACAATTGCTAACCATACTGCATAAAAACTTCTTTTTGTCATGGTTTTTAAATTACTCCTTTCGGTAGTATTATTTTTCAACAAGGCGACGATATCCGAAGAAAGGTATCTTTCTCCAACGGTGCATAGTATCAATACTTACGCCATACGTACTTCCTGAATTGATAAACTTGCCATCTCCAAGATACATGCCTATGTGTGAAGGACCCGCCTTATAGGTAGACCAAAACACAAAATCCCCTGGTCTGGCATCTTCGGCTCTTATTTCAACTGTTTTATCATATTGATTTCTTGTAGAGCCCGACAAATCAACTCCGATTTGCCCAAAAGCAAATTCTATAAGACCTGAACAATCAATACCTTTTCCGAATGGATCTCTTCCACCAAATAAGTATGGATGCCCGAGATATTTAGTCATAACGTCTAGTACCTCTTGTACATCAAATATCTGGCCATCATTCGGAACTTTTATGACCGTACTTGTTGCATTATAGTATCTCATCACGTTATCTACATAATTGGGATCACCATATCCCTTTGAGCCACTTATCTCTCGCATCATTAGACTGAACCCTAATGCATTTTCCTTAGAATATCCACCAGCGTTTAGTGCATATTTAACGTAACCTAAACCATAGTTATACGCTTGGAGTGCTATTTCCACATCTCCCCCAGCAGCTTTATATACTGTTGAGAAGTGATCTACCCCTACTTTGATTGATAATTCAGGATCGGTAATATAATTACGCGGTTTCCCAATTGATTCGGAAGATTGCATAACATCTAGCAATTTGCCTCCAGACTCCTGCATGATCATGGCTAGCAGCAACTGAGTATGTTCCTCTAACCCTACCATTGCTAGATACTTCCTTACTATAGGTTCATATCTCAAGACCACAGCAGGAACTGAAGCTGTGCCTGGCAACCAATTACCACTATAGTTCGCTGATGCCTTACCTCCATATAAAGCAGGATTCCAATCAGGATCAGCAACGGATATAAACTCATAGAATAATTTCATATCATCTTTATCTACCCCGAGGTTAATTAGTATTTGCTGGAACTTTTCACCATCAACCACAAAGTCCGGGACATAGCGATCATCGACAGTAGTATGATCATATTGCTGATAGGTGGTCGTAGTACAATCACCACTAGTACTTGTACCCACAAGATCCCATTGATCTGTTATTGTCGTTGTACCCCCAGGATAGTACAACTTCAGGGGCTTAATATTCATATGGCCGTAATCCAATGTAATATCTGATAGCACATCATGTGCTTTTCTGGTGCTTTCTGATCGAGCCTCTTCAGTTGTCGTATGTGTAGATGAGTTACCTTCTCCATCTGTAGTTGTAACCGTACACGCTACAATAGATTTTGTTCTTTCCTTATCATCGGAGACTGTAGTATAAGAAAATGAGGGTTGAAAGCTCTTAATCAATTCTTCGGGTTTATAATCAGATAGTTCAACTTTCTTTTCATTTACCATGATTTCATAGCGAACAAGAGATGCAGGTATGCCCCAACTCGGTTTTACCGTCTTCACAACTTGATTAAGCCAGTTTTTATCTGCTTCAATCCCCCAAAGTTCAGCAACTGTTTTATCAGCTGCAGATTTGAACTCTTTTTCATATTTTACATCCGCCGCATGTTGCTCTTCACTACGAGCATTCCCACCTAAAAACCAGTCCGCAAATGGAATGGCAGAGAGGGCAGCTAAAGTAAGAAGAATAGCTAAGATTATTACCAATCCCCAAGGGCCTATCAATGAGACAATAAGCTTCCCAATCGATAATACAAGCTGTTTCAAGAATTTCATGAGTAGTTTTTTTAGGTACTTCCCCGCTTTTCCTACCGCTTTAGAGGCTACTTTTGTACCGCCTTTTTTTAATGCTCCCCCTGCTTGTCCAGCAGCTTGACCGCCTATCTCATTCGCACTCAATTTCTCACCCCACAATCGCAAGAGGATATCTCCTACGAGACATCCTCAATACCCACCAAATTTGATTAAGATATATCACTTGTTCTATTTCCCTTGTTATATGCACCTGATTGAGCCCATGCAACTCGACTAGCACCTTGCATTAGATTCCTACCGGTTGCTCGCGTAGCTTGCGGTATCTTTCCAACCATATCAGCCACTTTGTCATCTCCACCTGCTTTGCCTGGTTGTTTATGATTGAAGTAATCTTCAGGATTAAGTCTTCGCATGTCAAACGTGTTGTCGGAGTATAGCTTTTGGCCACCACTGTCAGCAATATAAGCCTCACTGCTTCTTCCAAGATCCGCTGTTGATCCACTCATCCCAACTAATGCTCTCTCAGTTCGTGGCCTCACATTGACCGGACTAACAGTACTCGGGTGTTCAATAGATCGCATATATGAACCGTTCTCTTGACGATTCCATTGGCCGTCTTGTTTCGGATTACGCATCTGATAATCTACCATTCGTTGTTGACCCGTTTTGAGAGAAGCATCACCTGCACCATAGCCCCCAATTTTCTCCCATTTTCCAGTTGACTGGTCCTTGGCTTCATACCAGGAGCGGTCATTCGTTTGGTTCCATCGAGCTTGACTCCCACTGAAACGTGGATCTTCAGAGAGACTATTTAATGTCATCCCACGTGGACTCATCGTTCCATCAGCTCGCATTCCGCTTCCAGAATCAAATGCTCTTTGACGGCTTACACCTGACAACATTTGTCCCATAGATTTACCAGCTGTTCCAAACTTATTGCCAAGCGTACCACCGATTGCTCCTCCGAGTGGGCCGGCTACCGACATTCCAATCGCAGCACCTATACCACCTGCAAGCATCCCAGTAGACTCGCCAAGATTACCCATCAACTGACGTCGCTCTGCGAGATCATTCCATTTCTCTTTCACATTTGACATTTTCCATCCAGAAGAAGTTCCGTCTGGATTTTGTCCTTGACCCGCGTTCCGAATTGTACTGTATGTGCCATGTAAACCTTTAGCTGAATTTCGAGTACCTTGCAAAACACCGGTTGCTAGCTTAGATCCCACTGCAGCACCAGCTGCCACACCAGCGCCCCCAAATGGCAAACCTACAGTACCCCCTAAAATCCCGCCAGTTATTGAGCCAGCCTTTTTGATTTTGTTAAACGCCGATCCACCCGCTGCAGCCTTACTTAAAGTAGATGCACCGACATCGTTCCCCATAGAAACTTCAGATCCGCCTGGCGATTCCGTTCCCCCACCTGTTGAACCTGTGGTGTTTGTGGTACGCCCTTTTCCGGACATATTCATGACACCTTTAGATAACATCATGGCTCCGCCGATAGCCCCCAAGCCCATAGCATTCGCAGCTCGACCTACAGAAGAACTCGAGTCTCCGAGGTTAAGCCACTTACTTACCATGCCGGTTATAGGAACAAACATAATGATCATGCCAAGTTTAAATATCATTGGGCCCATCCCAGAACCTAAATTACCTGCCATTTGGACGAAAACGAATAGAATAATCGCATGAATAGCCGGTAGAAAGATATTTCCGCACAATTCTTTAATATAGGTACCAAAAAATGAACGCGTTTTTGCAAATAACAAACTGTAGGCTGCAAAAGGCGACATCACACAAAGGAGAACAATGATTATTTTTCGGGCAATGTAAATAAAGTTAAGATATGCTGAAAGGCCCCACTCTGCTAAGAATACAAAGAGATCTCCCATCTTAAATGAGTATGCACCATCATTTGTAGCGGTTGCGATAATAGAAACTCCATCTAGAGGTTTTCCTAGCCCTTTAAGCGTAGAACCCACGCCTTGTACAATTCCCCAATTCAGTGCCATCAACGTATGGAATAACATCCAGAAAAGACCCATAAAAAACGCGGATGCTACATACATGTGGATATCTTTCCAGAAATCTTCTTTCGACTGAGGACTGTGTGCTTTCATTCCAAACTTTAAACTGGACATCATGATCGCTAGCATCAAAATGGTTGCATAGACTCCTGAAAACGTAGCAATTAGTGGATTGATGACATGATCCATTTCAGATTGATAAAAGATGCCATCAACAAGCTCGTCTTTTTCATTTTCACCGAATCCCCATGTCTTGTAGGGATTACCAAACACCAAGTTTTGGATGCTATTAATACCAGGTATCTTAAATAGATTGTTGGCTTGTCCGATAATAAAACCGTTCATTAGGTTCGCATCATCTTCTGCTTTGTCTAACATTTCTTGCGTTTTCTCTCCGACCAGAGCTCCACTGTTATCTCCGCCACTACCGAGTTCTTCAGGACTGAAAGAAACATCTGAACTTGTCCCATCGGTTGTACTTAAAGGTGTTGCTCCACTACTTTTGCTTGTCGATGCAGCCACGGTTTCTGACGTAGTATTCGTTGATCCGCAACCCGCAAGCAACATTACTAAACACAATAATGCCAGTAGCAGATTCGAACGGTTCATCACGCCACACCACCTGCCGGTATATGAGTTTTATCTTCAAGCCAACCTATCATGTCTTCACGAGTTGTCTTTTTCTTCATCGGAACTTCGACGTTTTGGTTCGTATTCAGGTATACCCATTCTTCAGGAGTCGGTTCAGATTGGAATGAAACGATCTGTTTACCGGCTTTCATGAGCACTTGACCAGTTGAAGATGTCCTGATGAGATTACCAACATCTTCTGAAAGCCTGAAAGTATTGAGTATCGGGGAAATATCTTGATCACTTTGTCTCAAGAAGCAAACCGTATCAAACTGAGCCACGACATCTCTGGCTGCTTCTGTTCGCTCAAACATTTCATATCGTTGAGACACTAAAGTAAGAGATACATTCCATTTCCGTCCTCTAGCAGAAAGGATTTTAAGCCATTCCATCATGGATGCATACTTGATCATCATCCATGCTTCGTCACAAATAACCCGCTTTTTCACTTTCGGATTAGAAACGATGAATCTACTCCACACCCAAGTCATAAGAACGTGTTGAGCTAAAGGTCTTTCTATACCATTACTTGAAAGTTTACTAATATCAAAAGTAACCACAGGTGCGTCATCCAGAGAGACATT is a genomic window containing:
- a CDS encoding bifunctional lytic transglycosylase/C40 family peptidase; the protein is MRLWGEKLSANEIGGQAAGQAGGALKKGGTKVASKAVGKAGKYLKKLLMKFLKQLVLSIGKLIVSLIGPWGLVIILAILLTLAALSAIPFADWFLGGNARSEEQHAADVKYEKEFKSAADKTVAELWGIEADKNWLNQVVKTVKPSWGIPASLVRYEIMVNEKKVELSDYKPEELIKSFQPSFSYTTVSDDKERTKSIVACTVTTTDGEGNSSTHTTTEEARSESTRKAHDVLSDITLDYGHMNIKPLKLYYPGGTTTITDQWDLVGTSTSGDCTTTTYQQYDHTTVDDRYVPDFVVDGEKFQQILINLGVDKDDMKLFYEFISVADPDWNPALYGGKASANYSGNWLPGTASVPAVVLRYEPIVRKYLAMVGLEEHTQLLLAMIMQESGGKLLDVMQSSESIGKPRNYITDPELSIKVGVDHFSTVYKAAGGDVEIALQAYNYGLGYVKYALNAGGYSKENALGFSLMMREISGSKGYGDPNYVDNVMRYYNATSTVIKVPNDGQIFDVQEVLDVMTKYLGHPYLFGGRDPFGKGIDCSGLIEFAFGQIGVDLSGSTRNQYDKTVEIRAEDARPGDFVFWSTYKAGPSHIGMYLGDGKFINSGSTYGVSIDTMHRWRKIPFFGYRRLVEK